ttttgttttattccttaatattttgttatttgttttttataagtttgTTACGtggttttgaaaataataagggttaactatgattttttttaacctttactgaatcaattttttttattttttaaattaaattaaattaatcgcGTGAGAGGAAGCATAAAATACTCTATTTGcagtgtttttttcctttccaagtTACTGTTCTGAAAACAGTGTCTTCTTTACTTGCAAAGAAAAATGTGAAGtttgaacttgttttttgtatttgtgcGCGCGCGTGTGTTCACTTGGCTACACATGaacgtttttttgttttttggttaacATGTCTCAAATCTGAACTCTAAGGTTAAGTTATAGTATTTATGAGAAAATAGTTTCTTAAAATCTCCACAAAAAAACAATCTCATTTACCAAAGCTAGGTTAAATATAGTCTgatgtaaataaatttatttacacCTCTAACATCCCTAGAAAAAAGAAGCATTAATTCGATGCTTCTGATTTACTTTCTACTTTTGTGTGAAGATAACTTAATGTGGCATGGGTTACAAGTGAAGCTGGAACTTAATAATGCGAATGCATCACCTAACGATGTGCACATTTTACAGTGCCGAGATAAACCAGTATTAGTTTCCCTGTGCAAAAACTCAAGCTTCATCTGTGAGCTTAAAGGAACAAGAGCAGCAGATGACAAGGAAAGAAATGGAGTGAGATCCATAATCACAATTAAGGATAGATTAGGAGACCATCATTTTGACTGATCCGTCGCCTGCACGACTCCCACCACCttactttattatatttttcaaactaacTCTGGGAATCATTAATGACCTTATCATTTATAACCCTTGTTTAAGCAAACCAAAGACaagaagcctttttttttttttaatttatttattgtgttcTTGAACGAAAAAAAgaacagttaaaaaataatagaatcatcatcatcatcaagaaGGAAGAGCCTTTTCCTGTCTTTTTCATGTCGTGTACGAGCGAGTTTCAGTAATCATAACTAGCTTCACTCCACACATGACACATAGGTTTATATAGGAAGCTCCCCACATTTACCAAAttaataaaccaaataaaattttgtttttagccCCACTGAAGCGAACATGGTTCTTACCTTATGGATAGAGCTTTCATCCACCAAAAAGACACAGAAACAGCTCACCAACAAGAAGAGCAACATTTCCAGCTCAAGCTTTGTGTTCCAGTACCAGTGAAGCTAAGAAGCTCCTGAACCCATTTTCTCTACTGGGCTCCTGGGTCTCAAAATCTCTTAGAAACTTGTATTGCAAAGCTAGTTTCTCAGATGGGTTTTGCTTGAAAAGGCTACAATTTAATGGTATGGTAGTGAACgattctgttttttttgtgattcacCTGGGCTGGTTTTGAAAGAAGAGAAGGGAGAAATGGAGGGTCTGATTGAGAAGAATAATGAATGTAACAGAGAGAAAGACACGAACTTTGGTGAAAAGAAAGGTGAAGTCCAGACATTTGGTGATTTGATTGAAGACAAATGTAGAGAAAGCAGTTCAAGTTCTGACTTTTTAACTTCCGAGGCCACAGGGAATGAGGAGCATGGTCATAGTAGCTCTGAAGAGGGCTCATCTTCTCCTCATACAATGGGTTGGCCTGTACTGAAAGATGAAGCACCTGATTGCACAAATACCGATGGTGTAACTGATGATGAAGAGAAATCCCACTTTGATGATAGGAAGTTGGAGAAACAAGGGTCTTCGGTTTCAGGTATTGATTTTTCCCCTTCTGTATTTACATTTTGAAGTCTAAGATAATGTGTTTGATGTTTTGAGTCTGGTTTATGGTGCGATAGAGACTGAGATGATGAAGGAAAGGTTTTCAAAATTGCTGCTCGGAGAAGACATGTCTGGTTGTGGAAATGGGGTTGGTACAGCATTGGCGATCTCAAATGCCATTACTAATCTATGCGGtaaataatctatatatatgACTTTTAGTATCGTTGATCAGTTTGTTTTGTAGGAGTAGGCACTGgcttttattttgatgcatgtCTGTTGCTCTTTCTCTGCCCAATTTGCAGCTACCTTGTTCGGGCAACTATGGAGGTTGGAGCCTCTACCACTTGAGAAGAAAGCTATGTGGCGAAGAGAGATGGAATGGCTTCTTTGTGTGAGTGATCACATTGTGGAGTTGATGCCTTCTTGGCAGACATTTCCAGATGGAAGCAAGCTCGAGGTATAAATGTGCATgtgtgtgattttatttttatttttcagaatagACACGCTTCATAGTTCTATTTCAATCGTTACAGACCCTGATTAATGCGGCCAGCCATTGCTTTCCTCTTCTATTGTGGAATGCTACAAGTCTTTGCAAATCTAACAAACTCGAATGTCGGGTGTCTTTTTTGAATTTGACTGTTGGTTTAActaattgattattgttgtgaaccaaaataataataataatcaaagtttttatttctACGAGAATGGAATTTCATTATGGTTAGTTGGGAAATTATAAAGCTTATATAACAAAAAGAACCAAACTTCTATAAAATAGATTTGAGTACTTTAAGGCTATACCATTAATTGCTGTAATGGTCTAATTATGACTTCTCTTAAAGATTAATCAACTTGTAACTTGAATCGTATTGTAAAACATGGAAACATTTCCTTTCATGGATGTTCAGAAGTCCAACTGCGGGCAAAAAGCTATGGAAAAAATGGATGAGTGATTTCTGGAtttgttctttgtttgttttgttttttcaatgtcgTGAACTTGTGATCCAGGTTATGACCTGCGGACCCAGATCGGATCTCTACATAAATCTTCCAGCTCTGCGCAAATTGGACAACATGCTTCTTGTAAGATTCACCAACACTTGTTAGTTCGTAAATGCTAGTATTTGTCATGACATTCTGAATGTGAATTTCTTGCACAGGAGATATTAGATAGTTTTGACAATACTGAGTTCTGGTACGTCGACCAAGGGATCCTGGCCCCTGATACTGATGGGTCAGCCTCTTTCCGAAGAACCCTGCAGCGCCAAGAAGAGAAGTGGTGGCTACCTGTGCCTCAGGTACCTCCTGGAGGCCtccatgaaaattcaagaaagaaGTTGCAGCACAAACGTGATTctacaaatcaaatattgaaagctGCCATGGCTATCAACAGTATTACTTTAGCTGAAATGGAAATCCCTGAATCTTACTTGGAGGCTCTTCCAAAGGTATAATCACCTTAGATCTATGAATGGAATTAGTATAACAAAaagtaagttttttaaaaattgttgtccCCACCTTTATTTCAGAATGGAAAAGCCAGCCTAGGAGACCTCATCTATCGATATATTTCTTCAGATCAATTTTATCCAGAATGTCTCCTTGATTGCCTAGATTTGTCTTCTGAACATCAAGCTATAGAACTTGCGAACCGAGTGGAGGCCTCAATCTATATATGGCGCAAAAGAACCAATTATAAACCTGCCAGTAGTACCAATCGATCCAGTTCAAAGTCGTCATGGGAATTGGTCAAGGAACTGATGATTGATGCAGACAAGAGGGAATTGCTTGCTGATAGAGCAGAAAGCCTCCTACTTTGCCTGAAGCAGCGATTCCCTGGTCTTCCACAGACAACTTTGGATATGAGCAAAATCCAGTACAACAAGGTTTTGATTTCTTAGCccgataaaatttattttattattgtgattgTCTTGTAATATCAATTTCATAATCAGTTCAGTTTACTTAATTACTTAGGATGTTGGGAAATCCATTTTGGAGAGCTACTCGAGAGTTTTAGAGAGCTTGGCATTTAATATTGTGGCCCGAATTGACGACCTGCTCTACGTGGATGATTTGACAAAACATTCGGATCATTTCTCTTCAATCTCTAAAGTCAGTGTGATTGCTCACAAAAGTGTAACAATTCCATACTCGGTCCCCGTCTCAAACACTCCATACAAAACAGCTTTCAACACACCAAGCTTTTCACCAGGTCAACAACGAATAAGCCCTGCAAAGGGAGACCGATCGCCTTTCATGACCAGTGGCAAAATTCCTCAGCGTGGTTTAGGCGTAAAAAAGGTATTGACAGAGTATCTCAGTATAGATACAGAAGACAGGGATGGCGGCAACATGATCGAGGGAGCAGACAATGTGATTCGAAACACCTCGGCTTCTCAAACCAGAGTTGAATCTTTTGGGTCTATAATAGAAACAATCAGCTCACCTGAGAACAGATTTTCTGATATCTGCTAAATTCATCTGCTGATGGCTCCTTCGTGCAtgtatccccccccccccccccaaatagAATTAGGAAGATGTTTGAGAGCTGGGTAAAGCACATCATGTTATTTAAACCTTAGATGTAACGAGATATATGTAATGATAATGAGTTGAGTGCTTCGTGAATCATTCATGAATTTGTTGTTTGTCGATTAACTTTCCTTGATTGACCCAACTGGGAAGAaccgaagagagagagaaaatagcgGCATCccgatttatttttaattattgacaTAGTTATATTAAGACCATCGAATTTTTTTGTaacaactaatattttttagatgaaaggcagttaaaaaaaacaaatttaataaaaaatagtactTCCAAGAAGCCCTTTGtgctaaattaatatttatggatgtttaaagaagaaaaacaataattctCAAAAGGAAAAGAGGTCAACTTTGCTGACTTCTTAATTActattaagaagaaaaaagaaagaatatgagCGGTGTTGGTTGGGGATCATCGGGACAACAATGGCCGCTATCAAATTTAAAGAGGAGACATTTAGTGATGCACAGAAATCTTCcaggctgttttttttttttttaatatctgtgAAAGTAGCTGATTAAAAAGAAactgttaatattaaaaaaaaaaaaaaaaaaaccattggtGGCCCCGTCAAAACTTAACAATCAAATACATGACAAAAATCCAATCGTATATATATCTACAATGGAATTCAATTTCTTACTCTAATTATTATAGATAATTAAGACATCTTCTcgtttttattatgtatttgacttaaaatattatgttttaattcGTATACTTTTTTATCATTCCAATTATAATTACGattcattttctaattttattattcaatatattcaTGTAACTATTTGTTTAGtcagggagaaaaaaaagacatggaaGATACCCCTTTCTAcctcataaaattattaacgaCTCATTGGATTTATTTGGGATGTTTATTGACAAATGatttatatgaattaaaaatatttcttttcggGGGTTTCTCTATCATTATGGtccgtattttaaaaaatataaagagcaTTTATGCACAATATCTGTAACAAGCAGCTTTTAAACCCTAGCCTCATTTACATAGCGTATAGTTTAAACTATTTAATATTTACTATGATTCTTGCGATTTATAAAAAGGTCGTTGTAGTATAGTGGTGAGTATTCCCGCCTGTCACGCGGGTGACCCGGGTTcgatccccggcaacggcgtttgcttttgttttttcatggagGCTGGCGTTTTGCACGTGTATTACGGTAGTTGGCCGGCTCAAGGGGGAGCTTGTGCTTGCTCATTGAAGTTGTAGTAACTATGTAGCCTTTTCTTATCGTCACAGgataaaaaagatatgaaaatagttggaataaaaatatatttaattaaaaaaataaaaatataaacataaatatgTCATCTATACTTATTGGAAATgggatatatttctaaaaataatattttttatttctatcctTAAAATatccctataaaaaaaatcttaattctaaacttgtttaattaaaacatcaaaaaaaaaaaataactattatagtttttaaatccgATCGAAGATAAGATTCAAGAATGTTAacccaaattgatttttttaaaataaaatcaaaacaatattattttagttaaaaaaatcttttaaaaaagaagttaatgagttttttattcatattttgatCAGATTATgggttaatttagttttttaacaaAGTCAAGCCAAGTCAATACatcctctattttttaataaaattcataccAACCATAGCCTCAAATTGTTCGAGTCCTGTGACACCTCGTTGAGCTAATCCAATTTTTATAACtagatttattatattattattaattttaacactcaatataaattaaagtgaaaaaaaattatttttttaatatacaagtttaacaataatatatattaataataaaataaattttttaatattttattttgtcttattCATTATTAACTAGATAGGATAGACAAtcacaatattttatatattattatcaaacaCAATTCCATCTCCATctcttattttatcttatttcatttatttccaCTATCTTGTCTTTATTTTCTCAGAATTATTATCTCgaaataataaccaaacacaATAATAACTTGTGTTTGTGATTGTTGCTGGACAGGTTGATGCTGCAGGGGAATGTGGAAAGGCTTCTCCTGACAATGAAGCCATGAAGCTGGCTCCTTGTGCAGCAGCAGCACAACATGGAAAGGCTGCTGCTTCAGACAGTTGCTGCATTCAGGTGAAGGGTACAGCTCAAACGTCAAGCAGTCTTTGTGCTGCAATGCTTTCGGACACTGCTAAGGCATCTGGAATCATGCCTGAAATTGCCATTACCATCCCCAAACGTCGCATTACGAGAGTGGAGGTGAGTCAGCTTGTTCCTACTTCCTAGTTGCATGCATTTTCTTTCCACCTAAAGTTCTTGCCTTCCAAGTTTTCACTCATTGCTCACCTAGTATAGTAAACACTGCTGGTTTTGCAGTTTATACACTTCCGTGACGGGAATATATCTGAACATGGACTCGAAGTACTTAAAAGCTGGTCGCTAGCTGTGTAGTTGGTAACTACTTTGCTTTACTTCTCCTTCTAGTGAATAAAAGCTAGCAGCTGGAATGTATCAAATCTGAACGTTTGAAGAGTCGGTATAGGTTAAGCTTTGAACATTGACTTGACTTTTGGTCTCTTTTATATTCTATCTTAcccctcccaaaaaaaaaaattgccaagAGCACAAAGCTCCAAACCCCAATTGATTGAAGCAATTCGAAATGACAGGTAAGTGTGGGTCTTTCTAGACCTAGATTCTGAAACATCAAAATCAGATTTAACTAGGCCAAAAATGTGGCTGCAGGATCTTTGTCCTCGGCTTAGAAATCTTCTTTCACGACCAGAACTTCGACGAAACCACAAACTCAATGACAAGGACTGAATCAGAAACGTATCAAAGGATGAAAATCCAAGCTAGGAATGATCTGATAAACAAGTCTCCCGCCTCTACAACGATGATGATGCACaagaacaaaatacaaaatagaaaataatcatGGAAGAACGCATCATCACCTCAGACATTGAAGTTCATCACATAACTGAGAAACTGAAAACAAAATCCTTGAATTTCAGAATTGTGCAGACACACGACACTACGACCAAATCATCTGTCTTTCATAAAACTAAATCCAATCCAAAGTGACCAAGGAAACATGTTTTTACTGTCTAAGATCATAAACAGTCCACAAGGTTTGACAAAGTGGATTGGCGTTACAAATCCCAACCTTGATTTCCAATAAGCCAAATGGAAGAGAGAATAAGCATCATCAGAATATCCTCAAAGATGAATTCAAATTGAAGTTCATAACAGCATGAATGGTTTCTGCAGCCAGATGtatttatgtatgtatgtaCACTTCCGGTGCATATCATATGACACATCCATCCGCCAGAGacagaaaaattgaacaagtaaaagcaggaagaagaaaatttttcAACCACAGAGCATTTCATAACTAAGATTTTCTAGCAGTAGATTGATGCTAGAAAAAGCTTCTAAACCAAGTACTTTTATTGCAAAAGGACCAAGTAAACCATGCATCTGCCTtacagcaaaagaaaaaaaaaagcgcCATATAgccttgtcatatatatatgtgtgtgtgtgtgtgtgtgttgttcCATGGCTGGTGAATTTACAATAATCAGCTTTGCGCTACACGCTGACTGATATTTCCTATTCCATATAACAAAAGGTAGATTAAACTACTACCCTATAACTTGCCTTTATACCtgcaaaaaaacatgaaaaaataatcatatataaaagataataacTGGCTGTATTAATAACTATGAACAGACCGAgaagtaattatttatttgttttgaaaggAAATAAGACAAAAGGGAGTTAATGAAGACATATTTAGGGcagttataaataaaataaaaataaaaaagaacatataaAGCATTTACATACATATTTTCAACTCATACCAGATGGCGTATTCTCTTCTAAGGGCGATGTTGTGGCTAAGATGCGAAATGTCTCTCATAACCAAAAGGT
The Populus nigra chromosome 3, ddPopNigr1.1, whole genome shotgun sequence genome window above contains:
- the LOC133689510 gene encoding rop guanine nucleotide exchange factor 7-like isoform X1 encodes the protein MEGLIEKNNECNREKDTNFGEKKGEVQTFGDLIEDKCRESSSSSDFLTSEATGNEEHGHSSSEEGSSSPHTMGWPVLKDEAPDCTNTDGVTDDEEKSHFDDRKLEKQGSSVSETEMMKERFSKLLLGEDMSGCGNGVGTALAISNAITNLCATLFGQLWRLEPLPLEKKAMWRREMEWLLCVSDHIVELMPSWQTFPDGSKLEVMTCGPRSDLYINLPALRKLDNMLLEILDSFDNTEFWYVDQGILAPDTDGSASFRRTLQRQEEKWWLPVPQVPPGGLHENSRKKLQHKRDSTNQILKAAMAINSITLAEMEIPESYLEALPKNGKASLGDLIYRYISSDQFYPECLLDCLDLSSEHQAIELANRVEASIYIWRKRTNYKPASSTNRSSSKSSWELVKELMIDADKRELLADRAESLLLCLKQRFPGLPQTTLDMSKIQYNKDVGKSILESYSRVLESLAFNIVARIDDLLYVDDLTKHSDHFSSISKVSVIAHKSVTIPYSVPVSNTPYKTAFNTPSFSPGQQRISPAKGDRSPFMTSGKIPQRGLGVKKVLTEYLSIDTEDRDGGNMIEGADNVIRNTSASQTRVESFGSIIETISSPENRFSDIC
- the LOC133689510 gene encoding rop guanine nucleotide exchange factor 7-like isoform X2, with the protein product MEGLIEKNNECNREKDTNFGEKKGEVQTFGDLIEDKCRESSSSSDFLTSEATGNEEHGHSSSEEGSSSPHTMGWPVLKDEAPDCTNTDGVTDDEEKSHFDDRKLEKQGSSVSETEMMKERFSKLLLGEDMSGCGNGVGTALAISNAITNLCATLFGQLWRLEPLPLEKKAMWRREMEWLLCVSDHIVELMPSWQTFPDGSKLEVMTCGPRSDLYINLPALRKLDNMLLILDSFDNTEFWYVDQGILAPDTDGSASFRRTLQRQEEKWWLPVPQVPPGGLHENSRKKLQHKRDSTNQILKAAMAINSITLAEMEIPESYLEALPKNGKASLGDLIYRYISSDQFYPECLLDCLDLSSEHQAIELANRVEASIYIWRKRTNYKPASSTNRSSSKSSWELVKELMIDADKRELLADRAESLLLCLKQRFPGLPQTTLDMSKIQYNKDVGKSILESYSRVLESLAFNIVARIDDLLYVDDLTKHSDHFSSISKVSVIAHKSVTIPYSVPVSNTPYKTAFNTPSFSPGQQRISPAKGDRSPFMTSGKIPQRGLGVKKVLTEYLSIDTEDRDGGNMIEGADNVIRNTSASQTRVESFGSIIETISSPENRFSDIC